The Streptomyces aurantiacus genome includes a region encoding these proteins:
- a CDS encoding RICIN domain-containing protein, with translation MPLVLKAARRATAVALALGSLIFLSPTPAQAATYVELRNDETLKCLAIPGSDDSNGVAAVQWTCNDNDDQRWELRNKGDGKVWLVNKATGKCLAASNDKGVTTVQYSCEGLNSSEFLWIYDSIGRLRHPYGDWCLAVPRSDTASGVKPILWTCTLSEDQQWS, from the coding sequence ATGCCCCTTGTCCTGAAGGCGGCGCGAAGAGCTACCGCCGTGGCACTCGCGCTCGGTTCCCTCATCTTCCTGTCGCCGACACCGGCCCAGGCCGCTACGTACGTGGAGTTGCGCAACGACGAGACCCTCAAGTGCCTGGCCATTCCCGGCTCCGACGACAGCAACGGCGTCGCGGCCGTCCAGTGGACGTGCAACGACAACGACGATCAGCGCTGGGAGCTGCGTAACAAGGGGGACGGCAAGGTCTGGCTCGTCAACAAGGCAACCGGCAAATGCCTCGCCGCCAGCAACGACAAGGGCGTCACGACCGTCCAGTACTCCTGCGAAGGTTTGAACTCCTCCGAATTCCTCTGGATCTACGACAGCATTGGCCGCCTGCGTCACCCGTACGGCGACTGGTGCCTCGCCGTTCCCCGCTCCGACACCGCCAGCGGCGTCAAGCCGATCCTGTGGACCTGCACCCTCAGCGAGGACCAGCAGTGGAGCTGA
- a CDS encoding NmrA family NAD(P)-binding protein, with translation MPDRNPILITGAAGEVGGVSRTMVDMLLEQGHPVRAFVRQDDERAHALRQAGAEVFIGDLLTIAEVSAALKGVRRIYFSMSLSPYYTDAVSLMAAAARAQGDIEVFVNISEYEQSFMTFDKMTAPEEERRAWLGGLVANWSPQQRAHWVAEQVLDWSGLPTVNIRAAMFVENPLMTWLALEPLSRGELRLPFGDHRLAPIAGYDVAELCVKILADPEPHISKSYDLNGPELKDMHEFAEDYAAVLGREVTYVPEEVETWNETYVDTALAALPHTAEHLKTLTRLMGGGGYRGATDLLESLLGRPPKTVRWALANHPRIRKLASA, from the coding sequence ATGCCCGATCGCAACCCCATCCTGATCACCGGTGCCGCCGGCGAAGTCGGCGGTGTGAGCCGGACGATGGTCGACATGCTGCTCGAACAAGGGCACCCGGTGCGCGCGTTCGTGCGCCAGGACGACGAACGCGCGCATGCGCTCCGTCAGGCCGGGGCCGAGGTCTTCATCGGTGACCTGCTCACCATCGCCGAAGTGAGCGCCGCGCTGAAGGGCGTCCGCCGCATCTACTTCAGCATGAGCCTGTCGCCGTACTACACCGACGCCGTCAGCCTGATGGCCGCCGCGGCACGGGCCCAGGGCGACATCGAGGTCTTCGTCAACATTTCCGAGTACGAGCAGTCGTTCATGACGTTCGACAAGATGACCGCGCCGGAGGAAGAGCGGCGTGCGTGGCTCGGCGGACTCGTGGCCAACTGGTCGCCGCAGCAACGCGCCCATTGGGTCGCCGAGCAGGTGCTGGACTGGTCCGGCCTCCCGACCGTCAACATCCGGGCGGCCATGTTCGTCGAGAACCCCCTGATGACCTGGCTGGCGCTGGAGCCGCTGAGCAGGGGTGAACTGCGCCTGCCCTTCGGTGACCATCGGCTCGCGCCCATCGCGGGCTACGACGTGGCGGAGCTGTGCGTGAAGATCCTGGCCGACCCGGAGCCGCATATCTCGAAGTCCTACGACCTCAACGGCCCGGAGCTGAAGGACATGCACGAGTTCGCGGAGGACTACGCGGCCGTTCTGGGACGCGAGGTCACGTACGTTCCCGAAGAGGTAGAAACCTGGAACGAGACCTACGTGGACACCGCCCTGGCCGCGCTCCCGCACACCGCGGAGCACCTGAAGACCCTGACCCGGCTGATGGGCGGCGGTGGCTACCGCGGAGCCACCGACCTGTTGGAAAGCCTGCTCGGACGCCCGCCGAAGACCGTGCGGTGGGCCCTGGCGAACCACCCGCGCATCCGGAAGCTGGCGTCTGCCTGA
- a CDS encoding SDR family oxidoreductase, with the protein MTAIKGASVFVTGGSRGIGKMLVEELYVRGAGKVYATARDPRTVTHPDAVPLALEATDPASVAAAAEQAQDVTILINNAGASVRASYLNSPMEDVRRDLETNFYGPLLVTRAFVPVIERNGGGHILNAHSVLSWLADGTPYGASKAALWSQTNSLRLELQPRGIAVTGLHMAYVDTEMTSGLDAPKADPRDIAVAALDGIEAGAHEVLADDTTRWVKSQLSSDLEAMYAQLKK; encoded by the coding sequence ATGACAGCAATCAAGGGCGCCAGCGTCTTCGTCACCGGAGGCAGCCGTGGCATCGGCAAGATGCTGGTCGAGGAGCTCTACGTGCGCGGGGCCGGCAAGGTCTACGCCACGGCCCGTGACCCGCGCACGGTGACTCACCCCGATGCCGTCCCGCTGGCGCTCGAGGCCACCGACCCGGCATCCGTGGCGGCCGCAGCCGAGCAGGCCCAGGACGTCACCATCCTGATCAACAACGCCGGCGCCTCCGTCCGCGCTTCGTACCTCAACTCCCCGATGGAGGACGTGCGTCGGGATCTGGAGACCAACTTCTACGGGCCGCTGCTGGTCACCCGGGCCTTCGTGCCGGTCATCGAGCGCAACGGCGGGGGCCACATCCTCAACGCCCACTCCGTCCTGTCCTGGCTTGCCGACGGCACGCCCTACGGCGCCTCCAAGGCCGCCCTGTGGTCGCAGACCAACTCCCTGCGCCTGGAGCTTCAGCCTCGCGGCATCGCGGTGACCGGGCTCCACATGGCCTACGTGGACACTGAAATGACCTCGGGTCTCGACGCACCCAAGGCCGACCCCCGCGACATCGCCGTGGCCGCACTCGACGGCATCGAGGCCGGAGCACACGAGGTGCTGGCCGACGACACCACCCGCTGGGTCAAGTCCCAGCTGTCCTCCGACCTGGAAGCCATGTACGCCCAGCTGAAGAAGTGA